Proteins from one Thermococcus bergensis genomic window:
- a CDS encoding IS6-like element ISPfu1 family transposase, translating to MKSETIIYWVVSALKPFRRNKIPPEKKIRGVELYLRGLSYRQTARILKISHVTVWEAVQKLAEAVYKPKILAVKKQRNFIAVDETVIKINGKKRYLWAAIDVESKEVLAVWITTVRNWWVARDFILVVLKSCEGQPVFLVDKASWYKSAFKSLRLGYLHVTFGPRNSVERWFRTLKERTKRFWNNFRSEDWRRVHRFVFLFAFWYNFVRIHSSFGDPPGDVTEWLQEVMPQLS from the coding sequence ATGAAGTCTGAAACCATTATTTACTGGGTGGTTTCAGCCTTAAAACCCTTTCGTCGCAACAAAATCCCACCAGAAAAGAAAATCAGGGGAGTAGAATTATACCTGCGAGGCCTCAGTTACCGGCAAACCGCCAGAATACTCAAAATCAGTCACGTAACAGTCTGGGAGGCAGTCCAAAAACTCGCAGAAGCAGTTTACAAGCCAAAAATCCTCGCAGTCAAAAAACAGCGAAACTTCATCGCAGTTGACGAAACAGTAATAAAAATCAACGGGAAGAAAAGATACCTCTGGGCTGCAATTGACGTTGAGAGCAAGGAAGTTTTAGCAGTCTGGATTACGACTGTTAGAAACTGGTGGGTTGCCAGGGATTTCATTCTGGTTGTTTTAAAGTCGTGTGAAGGGCAGCCTGTCTTTCTGGTTGACAAGGCGAGCTGGTATAAGTCTGCTTTTAAGAGTTTGAGGTTGGGTTATCTGCATGTGACTTTCGGGCCGAGGAACAGTGTTGAGCGTTGGTTTAGGACGTTGAAGGAGAGGACGAAGCGTTTCTGGAATAATTTCAGGAGTGAGGACTGGAGGAGGGTTCATAGGTTTGTTTTTCTGTTTGCCTTCTGGTATAATTTTGTCAGAATTCATTCTAGTTTTGGTGATCCGCCTGGTGATGTTACTGAATGGCTTCAGGAGGTGATGCCCCAGTTATCCTAA
- a CDS encoding ABC transporter permease, whose protein sequence is MLGQTLILIERELLSYKRSVGFMIASFLSPLMYLFVFGYTLNKGMPSINGVSYLNYILPGIIMLVVIYSSLNSATRVFIERKSHALLDLLSLPMNKSLVPFVKILIHSLLSAFNALMFLLLAKLTICSELYLSIDNIPVLFLAIFSSSFAVGIFMMGIAASLREEQSFNSLTSLFLLPMIFISTAYYPVSLMPAVLKTLARINPISFGADLIRNILFGIEIPISEMISFVVFSIVGISLLHRSFGKYFK, encoded by the coding sequence ATGTTGGGGCAAACATTAATATTAATTGAAAGAGAACTTCTAAGCTACAAAAGAAGTGTAGGTTTTATGATAGCGTCCTTTTTGTCCCCTCTTATGTACCTTTTTGTTTTTGGATATACTCTGAATAAGGGCATGCCATCCATAAATGGGGTATCTTATTTAAATTATATATTGCCCGGAATAATAATGTTAGTTGTAATATACTCATCACTGAACTCTGCTACTAGAGTATTTATAGAACGAAAATCTCACGCTTTACTTGACCTTCTTTCACTTCCTATGAATAAATCGCTTGTACCTTTTGTAAAAATACTGATTCATTCATTACTTTCAGCTTTTAACGCATTAATGTTCCTATTACTTGCAAAATTAACAATATGTTCTGAGTTATATCTATCAATTGATAATATTCCAGTTTTATTTTTAGCAATTTTTTCTAGCAGTTTTGCGGTAGGAATATTTATGATGGGGATTGCAGCAAGTTTGAGGGAAGAACAAAGCTTTAACTCATTAACTTCATTATTCCTTTTGCCGATGATATTTATAAGTACCGCATATTATCCGGTAAGCTTAATGCCAGCTGTTCTCAAAACATTAGCAAGAATTAATCCAATTTCATTTGGTGCGGATTTAATTAGGAATATATTATTTGGGATAGAAATTCCTATTTCTGAAATGATATCTTTTGTTGTGTTTTCGATAGTAGGGATTAGCCTATTACACCGTAGTTTTGGCAAATATTTCAAATAA
- a CDS encoding ABC transporter ATP-binding protein: MNAAVEVSNLVVGYKKTEILKGISFNIDEGTIVGYLGPNGAGKTTTILTLLGILKPWSGYVKIFGMNVLKKSTEAKQLIAVAHQEATGDPFLTVEENIYLYQRLRGIPKKRAKIKTEEYIKSFNLEEHRRKLFLELSPGLAKKVQVARCLASVTESTRLIILDEPTAGSDPSFKLKLWNIIKTLKEDGKTIILTTHNMEDVENLCDKIIFIKNGKIIFDGALSDLKSNFRIDRLYRIKCGFPKQFLQKVKVLGFNVTRVENNEIYFETPTQYKISELASLFEECIVEEIGYAGKDLNEIFVELVEGEK; this comes from the coding sequence ATGAACGCTGCTGTAGAAGTCTCTAATTTAGTAGTAGGGTACAAAAAGACAGAGATTCTAAAGGGGATAAGTTTCAATATAGACGAGGGTACAATAGTTGGGTATTTGGGTCCCAATGGTGCAGGTAAAACTACAACAATATTGACATTATTAGGAATTCTAAAACCCTGGAGCGGATACGTTAAAATATTTGGAATGAATGTATTGAAAAAGAGTACTGAAGCTAAGCAACTTATTGCTGTTGCTCATCAAGAAGCTACGGGAGATCCCTTTTTAACTGTTGAAGAAAATATTTATCTATACCAACGTCTTAGGGGGATACCTAAAAAAAGAGCAAAGATAAAAACTGAAGAATATATTAAGTCATTCAATCTTGAGGAACATAGAAGAAAATTGTTCTTGGAGCTAAGCCCAGGTCTAGCAAAGAAAGTTCAAGTGGCAAGATGTCTTGCTAGTGTAACAGAAAGTACGAGGCTTATCATCTTAGACGAGCCTACTGCTGGAAGTGATCCAAGTTTTAAACTAAAACTTTGGAATATAATAAAGACGCTAAAAGAGGATGGGAAGACGATTATACTCACTACTCATAATATGGAAGATGTTGAAAATTTATGTGATAAAATAATTTTTATAAAAAATGGAAAAATTATTTTTGATGGGGCGTTATCTGATCTAAAGAGTAACTTCAGAATAGATCGGCTGTATAGAATTAAGTGTGGTTTTCCTAAACAATTCCTTCAAAAGGTCAAAGTTCTTGGATTTAACGTGACAAGAGTGGAGAATAATGAAATTTATTTTGAGACGCCCACACAATATAAAATCTCTGAACTAGCATCTCTATTTGAAGAATGTATAGTAGAGGAAATAGGATATGCTGGAAAGGATTTGAATGAAATATTTGTAGAATTGGTGGAGGGAGAAAAGTGA
- a CDS encoding radical SAM/SPASM domain-containing protein, whose amino-acid sequence MKTNKYLVQIPVEEGNYIILDTLHGKIYKLKRNEYYYLLNPENSSCSDTIHDLLKNKLLYRSEDEFNKDVERAYLDFIRKEKSLPLHYMVIPTYYCNLTCTYCYEKGIKKDPEFISEKALSKLFHAINLIEAAKKSNVKSILTIFGGEPLLPIKREFDIIAQIVKESREQNLALNVVSNGVGIPHYLSLLKEFNSIQITFDGDKSTHDKYRIFPNGKGTFDIIINNLCSLLDEISTKTHIALRIHVHRGKENSVYNLYCYLKEIGILKRKNVHLYVMSVYNYLDQSLLTEGIKNELESLLYLVRNFPSMIKEVIITGHSFAMSLNYLINKNNVYFPKFRHCEANINQYVFDLYGDIYPCDVVVGIKEFSVGKFIPNLQFYDSFKKWRETCILTLPCKECSYALLCGGGCTALRLLRDEKLRNRTCSYITKEILELYKDLTLEFLKIRIGDNL is encoded by the coding sequence ATGAAGACTAATAAGTACTTGGTTCAGATTCCCGTAGAGGAAGGGAATTACATTATATTGGATACGTTACATGGCAAGATATACAAGCTAAAGAGAAATGAATACTATTATCTACTCAATCCTGAAAACTCAAGTTGTAGTGATACTATACATGATTTGTTAAAAAATAAGTTGTTATACCGTTCGGAAGATGAGTTTAATAAAGACGTTGAGAGAGCATATTTAGATTTCATAAGAAAGGAGAAATCATTACCACTTCATTATATGGTAATCCCAACATATTATTGTAATTTAACGTGTACATATTGCTATGAAAAGGGCATCAAAAAAGATCCTGAATTTATTTCTGAAAAAGCTTTATCGAAATTATTTCATGCAATAAACCTAATAGAAGCTGCAAAGAAATCAAATGTAAAGTCTATATTAACAATATTCGGGGGTGAACCACTACTTCCAATTAAAAGAGAATTTGATATTATTGCTCAAATAGTAAAAGAAAGCAGAGAACAAAATTTAGCTCTTAATGTTGTAAGTAATGGTGTTGGAATACCACATTATCTTTCATTACTTAAAGAATTTAATTCAATTCAGATTACATTTGATGGAGATAAGAGCACTCATGATAAATATAGAATATTCCCAAATGGAAAGGGGACTTTTGATATTATAATAAATAATCTATGCTCTCTACTTGATGAGATAAGCACTAAGACACATATAGCGTTAAGAATTCATGTTCATCGAGGAAAAGAGAACTCAGTGTATAATTTATACTGTTATTTAAAAGAGATTGGTATTCTCAAGAGAAAAAACGTTCACTTGTATGTTATGTCAGTGTATAACTACCTTGATCAATCTTTATTAACCGAAGGTATAAAAAATGAATTGGAATCTCTATTGTACCTTGTTAGGAACTTCCCCTCGATGATTAAAGAGGTAATAATTACTGGCCATTCATTTGCAATGTCATTAAATTACTTAATCAATAAAAATAACGTATACTTCCCCAAATTTAGACATTGTGAAGCTAATATAAACCAATATGTTTTCGATCTATATGGCGATATATATCCTTGTGATGTGGTAGTAGGCATAAAGGAATTTTCTGTTGGGAAATTTATTCCAAATTTGCAATTTTATGATTCATTTAAAAAATGGAGAGAAACCTGTATATTAACTCTGCCTTGTAAAGAATGTTCATATGCACTACTTTGTGGAGGGGGGTGTACTGCATTGAGATTATTAAGAGATGAGAAATTGCGCAACAGAACGTGCTCTTATATTACTAAAGAAATTTTAGAATTATATAAAGATCTTACACTGGAATTTTTAAAGATCCGGATAGGTGATAATTTATGA
- a CDS encoding B12-binding domain-containing radical SAM protein translates to MFYKHKWGYKHLGETIANIDSKIVGIGCMTDSLPWVMLATKYAKSITPEKIIILGGPGPSEVCYNLLSTYDSVDIVCIGEGEYTLLELMRTIGNGISYTPRDLLNIKGIAFKHGDRVIVTPKRERIQDLDALPFPAYHLINLKKYYQVTVDTSRGCPFRCTFCDVAPLWGRKVIYKGVSRVIEELKLLNENYGVKNIHFTDDTFTLNKQRVLSITEQIQKSDLDIQYACFGRVNLVDNNVLTSLMDSGCKGIFYGIESGSNRILRLINKGFTIGKAIEVVINSLDYIKNVTASFIWGYPFEDFEDFLKTFYAITYLDYFGVQTRFSRLAPLPMSELRKKYENDIIKPLYFNIYSHTILSTQDLPQEIVEEILKHPPIYVSFYWFNTPNLQEKLNFIDNYYKLMG, encoded by the coding sequence ATTTTTTATAAACACAAATGGGGGTATAAACATCTTGGTGAGACTATAGCTAACATTGACTCGAAGATAGTTGGTATTGGATGTATGACGGACTCACTGCCATGGGTCATGCTAGCTACCAAATATGCAAAATCTATTACTCCAGAAAAGATTATAATACTTGGGGGGCCTGGTCCATCAGAGGTGTGTTACAATCTGCTTAGCACATACGACAGTGTAGATATCGTCTGTATTGGAGAAGGGGAATACACTCTACTTGAGTTAATGAGGACTATAGGAAATGGTATTTCATATACTCCTAGGGATTTGCTTAATATAAAAGGGATTGCATTTAAGCATGGAGATAGGGTTATAGTAACCCCAAAAAGAGAAAGGATTCAGGACTTAGATGCTTTGCCATTTCCAGCTTATCATCTTATAAACCTTAAAAAATATTATCAAGTCACTGTAGACACATCTCGTGGATGTCCATTTAGATGCACTTTTTGTGATGTGGCTCCCTTATGGGGTCGGAAAGTTATCTATAAAGGAGTTTCAAGGGTTATTGAGGAGTTAAAACTATTGAATGAAAATTATGGGGTAAAGAACATTCATTTTACGGATGATACATTTACATTGAATAAACAAAGAGTTCTTTCAATTACTGAGCAAATACAGAAATCAGACTTGGACATACAATATGCCTGCTTCGGTAGAGTAAACTTAGTAGATAATAATGTTCTTACTTCATTGATGGATTCTGGATGTAAGGGGATATTTTATGGTATTGAATCAGGGAGTAATAGGATATTACGTTTAATAAATAAAGGTTTTACAATAGGCAAAGCTATAGAGGTAGTAATAAACTCGTTAGATTATATTAAAAATGTTACTGCTTCATTCATTTGGGGATATCCATTTGAAGACTTCGAGGATTTCCTGAAAACTTTTTATGCAATAACATATTTGGATTATTTTGGGGTACAAACTAGATTTTCACGATTAGCACCTTTACCAATGTCAGAACTGCGGAAAAAATATGAGAACGACATAATAAAACCATTATACTTTAACATATATTCGCACACTATATTATCAACTCAAGACTTACCTCAAGAAATTGTTGAGGAAATTTTAAAACATCCTCCAATATACGTCTCGTTTTATTGGTTCAATACTCCCAATTTGCAAGAAAAACTGAATTTCATAGATAACTATTACAAGCTTATGGGGTAA
- a CDS encoding IS982 family transposase (programmed frameshift), translating into MVVMNFQQEILIIKSEIYPIISKHYPKNTHREIISLYDLITFAILAHLHFNGVYKHAYRVLIEEMKLFPKIRYNKLTERLNRHEKLLLLAQEELFKKHAREYVRILDSKPIQTKELARKNRKDKEGSSEVISEKPAVGFVPSKKKFYYGYKLTCYSDGNLLALLSVDPANKHDVSVVREKFWVIVEEFSGCFLFLDKGYVSRELQEEFLKFGVVYTPVKRENQVSNLEEKKFYKYLSDFRRRIETLFSKFSEFLLRPSRSVSLRGLAVRILGAILAVNLDRLYNFTGGGN; encoded by the exons GTGGTTGTTATGAACTTTCAGCAGGAAATCCTGATCATAAAATCCGAAATCTATCCGATAATCAGCAAACACTACCCGAAAAACACTCACAGGGAAATAATCAGCCTCTACGACCTAATAACCTTCGCAATACTAGCACACTTGCACTTTAACGGAGTTTACAAGCACGCTTACAGAGTCCTAATCGAAGAAATGAAGCTGTTCCCCAAAATCAGGTACAACAAACTAACAGAACGCTTGAACAGGCACGAAAAACTCCTGCTCCTAGCGCAGGAAGAATTATTCAAAAAACACGCCAGAGAATACGTTAGAATACTGGACTCAAAGCCCATTCAGACCAAGGAGTTGGCCAGAAAAAACAGGAAGGATAAGGAGGGTTCTTCAGAAGTCATCTCTGAAAAGCCCGCAGTTGGGTTTGTTCCCTCTA AAAAAAAGTTTTACTATGGGTACAAGCTGACCTGTTACTCTGATGGAAATTTGCTGGCTTTGCTGTCCGTTGATCCGGCGAATAAGCATGATGTGAGTGTTGTCAGGGAAAAGTTCTGGGTGATTGTTGAGGAGTTTTCTGGCTGTTTTCTGTTTTTGGATAAGGGTTACGTTAGTAGAGAACTTCAGGAGGAATTCCTGAAGTTTGGCGTTGTTTACACGCCGGTGAAGCGGGAGAATCAGGTTAGTAATCTGGAGGAGAAGAAGTTTTACAAGTACTTGTCTGACTTTCGCAGGAGGATTGAGACTTTGTTTTCGAAGTTTTCTGAGTTTCTTCTGAGGCCGAGCAGGAGTGTTAGTTTGAGGGGGTTAGCTGTCAGGATTTTAGGGGCGATTCTGGCCGTGAATCTGGACAGATTATACAACTTCACAGGTGGTGGGAACTAG
- a CDS encoding cobalamin B12-binding domain-containing protein, with amino-acid sequence MPDITLINVVSSSSKPQTPLGILYLAGTLEKYNFDVDVIDYQYIFYPSSH; translated from the coding sequence ATGCCCGATATTACTTTAATAAATGTAGTTTCATCATCGTCTAAACCTCAAACTCCGCTTGGAATTTTATATCTGGCTGGTACTCTTGAGAAATATAATTTTGATGTTGATGTTATTGATTACCAATATATTTTTTACCCTAGTTCCCATTAG
- a CDS encoding tetratricopeptide repeat protein, producing the protein MIKGYLDKLGDDIPKKDVDGDIYCKGYLLLCLGDVEKGERYLKMLFEKDPKNLKVINKLLNVYILQKDFEKCNLLLNRVFKEYIKHDIPPFLFAKYLRILILHNKISEAIAFKKQLQEVFQSSMYLAKYKDSVWKLYFELGNLESYIGQYEKAIASYLKALSSLPPTSDFIRAKLLYLIALSYYSLEDYNSAITYLKKSIALSPNYSKSYVLLGIIYLKDNKLDTAHKYLHYALKLNPADKQALKYLNFLKNNKQEV; encoded by the coding sequence GTGATTAAAGGGTACCTAGATAAGTTGGGAGATGATATACCAAAAAAAGACGTTGATGGGGATATATATTGCAAAGGATATTTATTATTATGTCTGGGTGATGTAGAGAAAGGAGAAAGATACCTTAAAATGTTGTTTGAAAAAGATCCAAAAAATTTAAAAGTAATTAATAAATTACTTAATGTCTATATTCTACAAAAAGATTTTGAGAAATGTAATCTACTTCTAAACAGAGTTTTTAAGGAATATATAAAACATGATATTCCACCATTTCTCTTTGCTAAATATCTCAGAATCCTAATATTGCACAACAAAATAAGTGAAGCTATAGCTTTTAAGAAGCAACTCCAAGAAGTTTTTCAATCTTCTATGTATTTAGCTAAATATAAGGATAGTGTATGGAAACTTTATTTTGAACTAGGTAATTTAGAATCTTACATAGGACAATATGAAAAGGCTATTGCGTCTTATCTCAAGGCTTTGTCCTCGTTACCTCCTACTTCAGATTTTATTCGGGCTAAATTATTATACTTAATTGCATTATCCTATTATTCCCTTGAGGACTACAATAGCGCTATAACATATTTGAAAAAGTCAATAGCTCTAAGTCCAAACTACTCAAAATCTTATGTTCTCTTAGGAATAATATACCTAAAGGATAATAAATTAGATACAGCTCACAAATACCTCCATTATGCTTTGAAACTCAATCCTGCTGATAAACAAGCTTTGAAATATCTCAACTTTTTAAAGAATAATAAGCAGGAGGTTTAG
- a CDS encoding 50S ribosomal protein L14e, which produces MPAIDVGRLAVVIAGRRAGQKVVVVDIIDKNFVLVTGAGLNKVKRRRMNIKHLEPLPEKVNIERGADDEAVKQALEKAGISLE; this is translated from the coding sequence ATGCCAGCAATTGATGTTGGAAGGCTAGCCGTTGTTATTGCCGGAAGAAGGGCTGGACAAAAGGTAGTTGTTGTTGACATAATCGACAAGAACTTCGTCCTCGTTACCGGCGCTGGATTGAACAAAGTGAAGAGAAGAAGGATGAACATCAAGCACCTTGAGCCTCTTCCAGAGAAGGTTAACATTGAGAGAGGCGCCGACGACGAGGCTGTTAAGCAAGCTTTGGAAAAAGCGGGAATAAGTTTAGAGTGA
- the cmk gene encoding (d)CMP kinase, with amino-acid sequence MPKGCLVITVSGLAGSGTTTLCRNLAKHYGFKHVYAGLIFRQMAKEMGMSLQEFQKYAEMHPEIDREVDRRQVEAAKECNVVIEGRLAGWMVKNADLKIWLDAPIQVRAQRVAKREGISVEEAFMQIAEREMQNRKRYLNLYGIDINDLSVYDLVINTANWGPDGVFAIVKAAIDHLYPDGDTGK; translated from the coding sequence ATGCCTAAGGGATGTCTAGTGATCACAGTGAGCGGATTGGCAGGAAGTGGTACTACAACTCTCTGCAGGAATCTAGCTAAACACTACGGCTTTAAGCACGTTTATGCCGGTTTAATATTTCGACAAATGGCAAAAGAGATGGGAATGTCTCTCCAAGAATTCCAGAAATATGCTGAAATGCACCCAGAAATAGACAGGGAAGTTGATAGGAGACAAGTAGAAGCGGCAAAAGAATGCAACGTAGTTATTGAGGGTCGTTTGGCTGGATGGATGGTAAAAAATGCCGATTTAAAGATATGGCTTGATGCACCGATTCAAGTAAGGGCTCAGCGTGTAGCAAAGAGAGAGGGCATAAGTGTTGAGGAGGCATTCATGCAGATTGCCGAGAGGGAAATGCAAAATAGGAAAAGATATTTAAACCTATACGGGATTGACATTAACGATCTCTCAGTTTATGATTTGGTTATTAACACTGCCAATTGGGGTCCCGATGGGGTCTTCGCCATTGTGAAGGCCGCCATCGACCACCTGTACCCCGATGGCGACACGGGGAAATAA
- a CDS encoding 50S ribosomal protein L34e yields the protein MKPMYRSRSWRRKYVRTPGGRTVIHFEKKKPKIAHCAMCGRPLNGIPRGRSSELRKLPKTKKRPERPMPHLCPSCMRRVMKAQVRAAL from the coding sequence ATGAAACCAATGTACAGGTCAAGATCATGGAGAAGAAAGTACGTTAGAACTCCGGGTGGAAGGACTGTAATACACTTTGAAAAGAAGAAGCCAAAAATAGCACACTGTGCAATGTGCGGAAGACCACTAAACGGAATCCCAAGGGGAAGATCAAGTGAGTTAAGAAAGCTCCCCAAGACTAAAAAAAGACCCGAGAGGCCTATGCCACACCTCTGCCCAAGCTGCATGCGCAGAGTTATGAAGGCTCAGGTAAGGGCTGCCCTCTAA
- a CDS encoding DUF106 domain-containing protein, which yields MLEGIYLALDKVFGPLVTNAHPMWVVTISGIILGAFFTLVNHILIDQEKMKKLQKMSREFQKEWKEAQKAKDEKKLRKLQQKQLELLKLQNEVMKDSMFKPMLFTMPIFFIFFGWMRRWYVETAIVKSPFNFFLFDWFHRFYHSSLQANELGYIGWYILTSMIVGQVLRKLLDSY from the coding sequence ATGCTTGAGGGAATATACCTGGCACTTGACAAAGTATTTGGTCCTTTAGTTACCAATGCTCACCCAATGTGGGTAGTAACAATTTCGGGAATTATACTTGGTGCCTTTTTCACATTAGTCAATCACATACTGATAGACCAAGAAAAAATGAAAAAACTACAAAAAATGAGCAGGGAATTTCAGAAGGAGTGGAAAGAGGCTCAAAAAGCAAAAGATGAGAAGAAATTAAGAAAGCTTCAACAAAAGCAGCTGGAACTTTTAAAGCTTCAAAATGAAGTTATGAAAGACTCAATGTTTAAACCAATGCTCTTTACAATGCCGATATTCTTCATATTCTTTGGGTGGATGAGAAGGTGGTATGTTGAAACAGCAATCGTGAAGTCACCTTTCAACTTTTTCCTCTTTGACTGGTTCCACAGATTTTACCACTCTTCCCTCCAAGCCAACGAGTTGGGCTATATCGGATGGTACATCCTAACATCAATGATTGTCGGGCAGGTTTTAAGAAAGCTCTTGGACTCATATTAG
- a CDS encoding adenylate kinase — protein MPFVVVITGIPGVGKSTITKLALKRTRAKFRVVNFGDIMFEEAVKAKLVTHRDEMRRLSLKVQRELQLKAAQRILEISREEPVLLDTHATIKTPLGYMLGFPKEVIEVINPRFVVIIEATPSEILGRRLRDLKRDRDVETEEQIQRHQDLNRAAAISYAMHSNALIKIIENHEDKGLEEAVNELVKILDLAVEEDA, from the coding sequence ATGCCATTTGTGGTGGTCATTACGGGAATCCCGGGGGTAGGAAAGAGCACAATCACAAAACTGGCCTTGAAAAGGACTCGAGCGAAATTTAGGGTAGTTAACTTTGGGGATATAATGTTCGAGGAAGCAGTCAAGGCGAAGCTAGTTACTCACAGAGACGAAATGAGGAGACTGAGCTTGAAGGTGCAGAGGGAATTGCAGCTTAAAGCTGCCCAACGAATCCTTGAGATATCTAGAGAAGAACCCGTACTGCTCGATACTCATGCTACAATAAAAACGCCTTTGGGGTATATGCTCGGCTTTCCTAAGGAGGTAATTGAGGTCATAAACCCGAGATTTGTTGTTATAATAGAGGCGACGCCTAGTGAAATACTCGGAAGAAGATTAAGAGATCTGAAAAGAGACAGGGATGTTGAAACTGAGGAACAAATTCAGAGACATCAGGATTTAAATAGGGCTGCCGCAATAAGCTATGCAATGCATTCCAATGCACTTATAAAGATAATTGAAAATCATGAGGATAAAGGTTTGGAAGAGGCCGTTAATGAATTGGTAAAAATACTTGATCTGGCGGTGGAGGAAGATGCTTGA